Part of the Nicotiana sylvestris chromosome 5, ASM39365v2, whole genome shotgun sequence genome is shown below.
GAGGAGGAATACATGAGCTTTTTGTCTGTTTACATGCTTCCCTTTTATATGCCATATTatctgtttttgtatgtcgccttagatttttatcctttgaaaccaatcaTCCTAATATCCCCTcccttatatgttgtgtgttctggttgatttaCAAGCATGACAACACTCCCTATTGATGTGCATGCCCAAAATTAACCTATTCCTAAGTATATAACCccccttgcaatggattcccaatcccctgcccctttgtgtgaagttatCAATTCTTTGAAGTGTTAATGACTGACTCCCCTCAccctttccctctcctttattccctcagtTCTTAGAACTCAGTTTCTACACCTTATACTCttttcttagacttaagttctgccccctcatgtgagccttgccttgggacccatgagctccctctaaacttggacacatgagggctggtATTTCTACACTGCACTTATCtctattctggttatgaaacATGGGTGTGAGACCTGCCCGAGGTcttattgaggcccttagggaactctgacacactcaaggctgagaaaggctttggacaatggtattttgagttagtttatctcataactcaaagaggaagtcaagaatcaggcttcctctggttgtaacttttctttgtactttttctgatgtaatttattattcctggtttgtaataatttgtaatgaacatttggggctggctagtgaaaaaaaagggttgggaaattatgcatgctcaatgataaaaaaaaatgcctataggactgctccAATGCTGCATATTCACATTACATTTAGAAACAatgtctataggacttacttGTTCTAcatcacatctagataacctgctTATAGGGATTATCTAAAATTCTGCACATTTGTCaccgtttagatatcatgtttttagGGCCCAATTGGTTATAACCCAGTAGCATGCTGAAATCAGTAACGCATAGAAATCATTCCTATAGGGGTTCTTAAATAAATTTGAGTTGTTCCATTcacattcaatgttagatatcatgccctATGTGGATTAGAGTCGGTAATTGTAGATACCATCATCTATGGAATTTGGAACTAGTCTAATTTAAATTCGTCTATTCTGAACCTCTATTTAATAATTCCCTTATTTTAAataaggtttagcaagcatgcctataggattgcaAGTAGAACGTTTTGAGTTATCACTATTTCACCACcttctgaattaagtagatatcatgcctataggaccccgtctaaacatttAGGCAAGATttagagtaataactgtaaaattgaatccgcctttgttaattgttacaaccagcaggcaggcctgagtcgtacttcttatctgagttatgtaataaactaatctgccGCAACAATTAACTTCCCTCGTCTTTATGTGCTTTAAATCAGtcctaaaaagtatgtgcaagtcatgcttgttatgtgcttttgttttaaggaggtatacatgagcttTTTGTCTGTTTACATGCTTCCCCTTTATATGCCATATTatctgtttttgtatgtcgccttagatttttatcctatgaaaccaatcagcctaatatcccctccctttaggaatagtagtcctaagtgcctccagaactaataggaatgggacgggtaatagcatgaaatagtaatcgagaccaatccgcgttgtaataccttaacagggtgggaagggtagatatggatatgatgaccggtgtgctaattccatgtgtatcccctcttttgaggagtgattaccgggtattgcattgatgtgatccatattttttgtaaacctaggaccccctttctttaTTTCCCCCTTCTTTTTTTAAGCATTGTAACTCCTTATTTAAAATCAGCTCTTTTAATTgctctttcaaactttgttttctttcaaactattGTGCATTTAAattccctcttatttgagccttatctgCTTATATGTTAATTTCACCCCAAATTTACAATAactgtctggtcgggaaccacactagtggatcctgaggggtgcctaacaccttccctttgggataatttcaagcctttacccaatctctggttagaATTGAATCTCtattagtgtcctaatgcaccttaatcattaggtggcaactcttcaaatgcaaaaaccCAGTTCCAAAAAGGAAcaagttgtccttccaaatgtcataaactcgattttgcgagaaaaagggggcgcgacacctaCGTCCTATTCATTATGAACATTACTAGTTTCCTCAGAAAGTAACTATTCCTTAGTTCCCTGAATAgtagtagaacttctattctctagatggcatagtttcataatcattcgatattctatgaatttcagttatgacaaatcaacttattatgaatactcATCTCAGTTTAATCCTATTCACTATTCCAGTATCATATAACTCGGTAtggctcattatttcagtatcatgtattacagtatgattctcagttcgtGATTctaaattcctgaatgttgaacacctgtatttgtgcctgaggccgtagtttatgctttattcatgtttgggcctgaggccgtagtttatgctttatgcatttttgggcctgaggccgtaggtATGTATgcgtatacttgggcctgaggttgtagcttgtgcacatatatatatatattgggcccgaggcCATAGTTtatcagataaacaggttgttcattattcagaagagggagtattcatatccttacttccttgttcagttatcagtttatcagctAGCAGTTTAGTTTCAGATTCAGTATTTATAGTTCttttctttagttgtttcacATACCAGTTCacttcaaatgtactgacgtcccttttttccCGGGGACTGCATCTCGCATTATAGGTAATGATTTTCAGGTTGACGATTCTACTTGCTAGTACATCTCGTATCAGCTATTGGTGAGCCCTAGTCTTTTGGGGCCTTAtctctcttttgttttagtcATTATAGTATTTCAGTTAATAAGGTATACCGGGGACCTTGTCCCGGTAAACAGTTAGCATTTTCAGTATtctttagaggcttcatagactataGCCCAGTCAGTCAGATATTAGAAGGCTTTCATGTGTTAGCCTTGTCGGCTACTTATTTATACTTACAGACCTTTCAGTATTTTCCGCATCTATGATATTTCAGTCAGACTTTTTAGTAGATTATCATGTCTTATATCAAAGAAATTGTCCGAATGCATGGGACTCCTTTGTCCATTATCTCAGATCGTGGTGCTCAGTTCACAACAAACTTTTGGAAATCCTTTCAGAAGGGATTGGGAACAAGGGTGAACCTCGGCaccgcttttcatcctcagatagaTGACCAGGCGGAACACACCATTCAAActcttgaggatatgttgagggcgtgtgttattgattttaaagGTAATTGGGACGATCATCTACCTCTcattgagtttgcttataataacagttatcactctagtatcaagatggcaccgtacgaagctctgtatgggcgaaggtgtagatcaccaattggttggttcgaagtCGAGGAAGTGGAGTTGTTAGGACCTGATTTGGTCTATTaggctatggagaaagtcaacTTTATACAAAGGCATTTGAAGACGGCTCAAAGTCaccaaaagtcctattcggacGTGCGGCGTAgagacttagagttccaagttgatgattgggtgtttctgacGGTATCGcccatgaaaggcgttatgagattttggaagaagggGAAGCTTATTCCCCGCTATATTGGTCCATATAGAATCCTACGAACGATCAAACAGgtggcttatgagttagaattgccacaaGAACTAGTTGTTGTACACCcattgtttcatgtgtccatgttgaagAAATTCATGGGAGACCCGTCACGTGTGGTTCCTACAGAGATTATAGGGGTTAAAGACAGCCGGTCTTACGAAGAAATTCCAGTGGCTATTCTTGATCGCCAAATCCGCAAGCTCAGAACTAAGGAAATTGcttcagtaaaagttctttggaGGAATCAAAAGGTTGAAGAGGCTACATGGGAAGCCGAGGAGGACATGAAGTCCAGATATCCCTATCTCTTTGaagagcaaaaggaaaatttggaaGGTAGTTAACCTTTCCATTCAGGTCTTATATTATAATCTCCATGTCCTTCAGTATTTACTCAACTTAGTATTTAGTGATCATGTGCTCGTTCAGTTTGATATACACGTATTCATGATATTTCAGTATTCTCATATCTCCATCACACCCGTTTAATGTCCATAGATAGCCGTAGTTGCAGCCAGGaccatcattcgaggacgaatgattccaagggggagataatgtaataCCCCATAAATtcggcttaggtatgaatgagttaaaggagtcacaaggatatattttgaacatgtgaagtaccattgggatgattatgggtgaaaatagttgttacaaaatcaagatggaaagtgaggtgcataagatttgacaaaatcgactaagtttgcagaaggtctgtCTTCTATCAGTGTTTAATGAAACTGTGTAAGGAATTTATGAAAATTCAAATTATGAATGTTGTAGGCCTTTGAACtatctttccaacgatatattgtggagcccaaacggagcTTTGTGCAAAAGGTTATGCCCGCTTTACAGAATGGTGTGTAACCACCACGTTCAACCGCGTTTTACCGCGACTGCGGTCGTGAGG
Proteins encoded:
- the LOC138868451 gene encoding uncharacterized protein is translated as MKGVMRFWKKGKLIPRYIGPYRILRTIKQVAYELELPQELVVVHPLFHVSMLKKFMGDPSRVVPTEIIGVKDSRSYEEIPVAILDRQIRKLRTKEIASVKVLWRNQKVEEATWEAEEDMKSRYPYLFEEQKENLEGS